In the Hyphomonadaceae bacterium BL14 genome, one interval contains:
- a CDS encoding outer membrane lipoprotein carrier protein LolA, which yields MTLSALLTATALSAAAFAASAPPAPLAPRAAAPLEAPAAAAIPVRGSYVYVAQPDPSSDAIVPLPSGVDATGAEQRAHSVARAEAWFEGLTTLRARFEQIAPDGSLTTGNVALSKPGRARFAYDAPTPVLMVADGSTVAIADFDLETIDRAPIASTPLRYVLGAGPALSETGAVTDAGHSRGRLYITLNDPDGETDVRLTLVFEDPDPALPAETLQLAGWYAVDAMGGLTEVLLSDVETGVALEPRLFVLDDEDVIPERRRSRRR from the coding sequence ATGACCCTGTCCGCCCTTTTGACCGCCACCGCCCTGAGCGCGGCCGCCTTCGCCGCCAGCGCACCGCCTGCACCTCTGGCCCCGCGCGCCGCCGCACCGCTGGAAGCGCCGGCCGCGGCGGCGATTCCGGTGCGCGGGTCCTATGTCTATGTGGCCCAACCGGACCCGTCCTCTGACGCCATCGTTCCCTTGCCGTCCGGAGTGGACGCGACGGGCGCAGAACAGCGCGCCCACAGCGTCGCCCGCGCCGAAGCCTGGTTTGAGGGTCTGACCACCCTGCGCGCCCGCTTTGAACAGATCGCACCGGACGGCAGCCTGACCACCGGAAATGTGGCGCTGAGCAAGCCGGGCCGGGCCCGTTTCGCCTATGATGCGCCCACGCCCGTGCTGATGGTGGCTGACGGGTCCACCGTGGCGATCGCCGATTTCGATCTGGAAACGATTGACCGCGCGCCGATCGCATCCACCCCGCTGCGCTATGTGCTGGGGGCCGGCCCGGCCTTGAGCGAGACCGGTGCCGTGACCGATGCGGGCCACAGCCGCGGGCGCCTGTACATCACCCTCAATGATCCCGATGGCGAAACCGATGTGCGCCTGACCCTGGTGTTCGAGGATCCGGACCCCGCCCTGCCGGCCGAAACCCTGCAGCTGGCCGGCTGGTACGCGGTGGACGCCATGGGCGGCCTGACCGAAGTGCTGCTCAGCGATGTGGAGACCGGCGTGGCTCTGGAGCCGCGCTTGTTCGTCCTGGATGACGAGGACGTGATCCCCGAGCGCCGCCGCAGCCGCCGCCGCTAG
- a CDS encoding RNA pyrophosphohydrolase — translation MSRPHDLYPEHRPNAGMVLFDRRGLVWMGRRYAQGGPWIWQFPQGGLDPGEDPQAGALRELYEETGITEDLAELIGEIPGWLAYDFPPEVLAQRRRNAWKGQKQRWFAYRYHGTDAAFDLQAVPPQEFESFRWVALAETPALIIPWKRPVYEAVAQGFAHLAGPAGS, via the coding sequence ATGAGCCGGCCGCACGACCTGTACCCCGAGCATCGTCCGAATGCCGGGATGGTATTGTTCGACCGGCGCGGCCTGGTCTGGATGGGCCGGCGCTACGCCCAGGGCGGCCCCTGGATCTGGCAGTTTCCCCAAGGCGGGCTGGATCCGGGTGAGGACCCGCAAGCGGGCGCCCTGCGTGAGCTCTACGAAGAGACGGGAATCACCGAGGACCTGGCCGAGCTGATCGGTGAGATCCCCGGTTGGCTCGCCTATGATTTTCCGCCCGAAGTGCTGGCCCAGCGCCGCCGCAATGCCTGGAAAGGCCAGAAGCAGCGCTGGTTCGCCTATCGCTATCACGGCACCGATGCGGCATTTGACCTGCAGGCCGTGCCGCCCCAGGAATTTGAGTCCTTCCGCTGGGTCGCGCTGGCTGAGACACCCGCACTGATCATTCCGTGGAAGCGGCCGGTCTACGAAGCGGTGGCCCAAGGCTTTGCGCACCTGGCGGGTCCGGCGGGTTCCTGA
- a CDS encoding cation diffusion facilitator family transporter yields the protein MPNDAAPGGPGKLAPLEARAITSRIARWSVLTAASLIALKAVAFILSGSVAMLASLADSALDLAASLITFFALRYAASPADCEHRFGHGKAEALAGLFQAVLVAFSAALLLREAWLRFLDPQPVSAGTIALGVMVISTVATVLLVRAQARAVARTGSIAVAGDRAHYLSDLGANLAVMAAIGLAVAGFEAADPLIAAGVAVWLVWTALTIGFKAIENLMDRELPERDRAQILALAKADPRVQGVTQLRSRASGPFVHVQMHMTLDPALSLAEAHAILTDAENRIAAQWPAADVIIHPEPSGIDADHGQTLFLTPDKGPPEPQTGTDR from the coding sequence ATGCCAAATGACGCCGCGCCCGGCGGTCCGGGCAAGCTTGCCCCGCTGGAAGCGCGCGCCATCACCTCGCGCATTGCCCGCTGGTCCGTACTGACGGCGGCAAGCCTGATCGCCCTGAAGGCGGTCGCCTTCATTCTGTCCGGGTCGGTCGCCATGCTGGCCTCGCTGGCTGACAGCGCGCTTGATCTTGCGGCGTCCCTCATCACGTTCTTCGCCCTGCGCTACGCCGCCAGTCCGGCTGATTGCGAGCACCGGTTCGGACATGGCAAGGCGGAGGCGCTGGCGGGGTTGTTCCAGGCGGTGCTGGTGGCATTTTCCGCGGCCTTGCTGCTTCGCGAAGCCTGGCTGCGGTTTCTGGATCCCCAGCCGGTCTCGGCCGGCACCATCGCGCTGGGTGTAATGGTGATCTCGACCGTGGCGACCGTGTTGCTGGTGCGGGCCCAGGCACGGGCGGTGGCACGCACCGGTTCGATCGCGGTGGCCGGAGACCGGGCCCATTACCTGTCTGATCTGGGTGCCAATCTCGCCGTGATGGCGGCGATCGGGCTGGCGGTGGCAGGGTTTGAGGCGGCTGACCCGCTGATTGCGGCCGGTGTGGCGGTCTGGCTGGTCTGGACCGCTCTGACCATCGGGTTCAAGGCGATCGAGAATCTGATGGACCGCGAGTTGCCCGAGAGGGACCGGGCCCAGATTCTGGCGCTGGCCAAGGCCGATCCGAGGGTTCAGGGCGTCACCCAGCTGCGCAGCCGCGCCTCAGGACCCTTCGTCCATGTACAGATGCACATGACCCTGGACCCGGCCCTGTCGCTGGCTGAGGCCCATGCCATTCTGACCGATGCGGAAAATCGTATTGCCGCCCAGTGGCCGGCCGCCGACGTGATCATTCATCCTGAACCGTCGGGCATTGACGCCGATCACGGCCAGACCCTGTTCCTCACTCCGGACAAAGGCCCGCCAGAGCCGCAAACCGGGACAGACAGATAA
- a CDS encoding undecaprenyl-diphosphate phosphatase, with the protein MSLFTLILLAVVQGLTEFLPVSSSAHLILAPEAAGFEDQGVLIDLMAHVGSLAAVMIYFRKDVAAVVMGKIALVQGRITPGGRLVLLIAAATPPVLLAGAVLYFSGLADALRSPVLIAWMMMGFAIPLWAADHFGRKMVTTETLGFRSAILIGLAQALALLPGASRSGVTMTAARAVGMDREESARFSMLMSIPVIGAFGLIGVIELARGANLGASLTDGLVMAGLSFAAAYASIAVLMRFVARIGFLPFVIYRVALGALILWLLV; encoded by the coding sequence ATGAGCCTGTTCACCCTGATCCTGCTGGCTGTAGTGCAGGGGCTGACCGAGTTCCTTCCCGTTTCTTCCTCCGCCCATCTCATCCTGGCCCCTGAGGCAGCCGGGTTCGAGGATCAGGGCGTGCTGATCGATCTGATGGCCCATGTGGGGTCGCTGGCGGCGGTGATGATCTATTTCCGCAAGGATGTGGCGGCGGTAGTGATGGGCAAGATTGCGCTCGTGCAAGGGCGCATCACGCCGGGCGGGCGGCTGGTTCTGCTGATTGCCGCAGCCACACCGCCGGTCCTGTTGGCGGGCGCGGTGTTGTATTTTTCAGGGCTTGCAGACGCGCTGCGCTCGCCCGTCCTGATCGCCTGGATGATGATGGGCTTTGCCATTCCGCTGTGGGCCGCGGACCATTTCGGGCGCAAAATGGTCACAACCGAAACCCTGGGCTTTCGCTCCGCCATCCTGATCGGCTTGGCGCAGGCTTTGGCTCTGCTGCCCGGTGCCAGCCGGTCCGGGGTCACCATGACCGCGGCGCGCGCCGTGGGTATGGACCGCGAAGAGTCCGCGCGCTTTTCCATGCTCATGTCGATCCCGGTGATCGGTGCCTTCGGCCTGATCGGTGTCATTGAACTGGCCCGCGGCGCGAATCTGGGTGCCAGCCTGACCGACGGGCTGGTCATGGCCGGGCTGTCGTTCGCCGCCGCCTACGCCTCCATTGCGGTGCTGATGCGCTTCGTGGCCCGCATCGGCTTCCTGCCCTTCGTGATCTACCGCGTCGCACTGGGCGCGCTGATCCTCTGGCTGCTGGTCTAG
- a CDS encoding acyltransferase, with protein MTPPERRPDLDALRVFAFAVLIFYHTGMGYVTWDWHVKSVYAGPVLESVMALSSPWRLPLLFFISGVAMASLHAKLGAAGFARDRAARLLAPLLLAMAVIVVPQAYGELRQSGEIEAGYLIFWARYLSFQGGFSIITPTWNHMWFVAYLAVYALALAPVIAMLSRAGARALDSWLTGRRAGWVMLMAPIAPLLLIRFTLSEFFPVTHDLVNDWATHAFSLTFVLYGIAIARSHSAWRAVDRIGPAAGALCLAAGAALTVVWQNWDVIAAQPLQAAGWRALRLAYAWWVILALLWLARRLVRRSGPVLQRMSALIFPVYLIHQTITVTAIYWVTSAGLRLGAVAEFTLVAGATLLGSIVFALAAERTGPLRVWFGLKPRS; from the coding sequence ATGACGCCGCCAGAGCGCAGACCTGATCTCGACGCCTTGCGCGTCTTCGCCTTCGCCGTCCTGATTTTTTATCACACAGGCATGGGATACGTGACCTGGGACTGGCACGTGAAGAGCGTCTATGCCGGGCCCGTGCTGGAATCTGTGATGGCGCTGTCCAGCCCCTGGCGCCTGCCCCTCTTGTTCTTCATCTCCGGCGTGGCGATGGCCAGCCTACACGCAAAGCTCGGCGCCGCCGGGTTTGCGCGCGACCGCGCAGCGCGTTTGCTGGCGCCGCTGCTCCTCGCCATGGCCGTGATCGTGGTCCCCCAGGCCTATGGCGAGCTGCGCCAGTCGGGCGAGATCGAGGCGGGATATCTCATTTTCTGGGCGCGCTATCTGTCATTCCAGGGCGGGTTCTCCATCATCACTCCGACTTGGAACCATATGTGGTTCGTCGCCTATCTGGCGGTCTATGCACTGGCGCTGGCGCCGGTGATCGCGATGCTCAGCCGGGCGGGCGCCCGCGCGCTGGATTCCTGGCTCACAGGACGGCGCGCCGGGTGGGTGATGCTCATGGCGCCGATTGCGCCGCTCCTCCTCATCCGCTTTACCCTCTCGGAATTCTTTCCCGTCACCCATGATCTGGTGAATGACTGGGCGACCCACGCCTTCAGCCTGACCTTTGTCCTCTATGGAATCGCCATCGCCCGCTCGCACTCCGCCTGGCGGGCGGTGGACCGGATCGGCCCGGCGGCGGGCGCCTTGTGCCTTGCCGCCGGGGCGGCGCTGACTGTGGTCTGGCAGAACTGGGATGTGATCGCCGCCCAGCCGCTTCAGGCCGCGGGCTGGCGCGCCCTCCGGCTCGCCTATGCATGGTGGGTGATTCTCGCCCTGTTATGGCTGGCGCGCCGTCTGGTGCGCCGCAGCGGGCCGGTCCTGCAGCGCATGAGCGCCCTGATATTTCCGGTCTATCTCATCCACCAGACCATCACGGTGACGGCGATATACTGGGTCACATCGGCAGGCTTGCGCCTTGGCGCGGTCGCGGAGTTCACGCTGGTGGCTGGGGCGACGCTTCTGGGCTCGATCGTCTTTGCACTGGCCGCTGAGCGCACCGGCCCCTTGCGGGTCTGGTTCGGGCTGAAGCCGCGGTCCTAG
- a CDS encoding TetR/AcrR family transcriptional regulator encodes MAETLIRSRATTQDRLVQAAREVLVRDGFQAFGVNAVAREAGCDKQLIYRYFGGLEGLVTALCVKESDTLAAALEAQVPPHPASDYAGLIEHLVLAYLDALTANPAAQTLVLWELSEPAPALAGFARSRARALAGWIARYQGRLTPPEGIDALAVNALLIATVHQIMLARRASRAGRPDSPEQDAAWARARAALSHIVRQALSA; translated from the coding sequence GTGGCCGAAACTCTGATCCGCAGCCGCGCCACCACGCAAGACCGTCTGGTCCAAGCCGCCCGGGAGGTTCTGGTCCGCGATGGATTCCAGGCCTTCGGCGTCAACGCCGTGGCGCGCGAAGCGGGCTGTGACAAGCAGCTCATCTACCGCTATTTCGGGGGTCTGGAGGGGCTTGTAACGGCGCTCTGTGTCAAGGAAAGCGATACGTTGGCGGCAGCGCTGGAGGCACAGGTCCCGCCCCACCCCGCTTCAGATTACGCCGGTCTCATCGAACACCTGGTACTGGCCTATCTGGATGCTTTGACGGCAAACCCGGCCGCGCAGACGCTTGTTCTGTGGGAGTTGTCGGAGCCCGCACCCGCCCTCGCCGGCTTTGCACGATCACGCGCCAGAGCGCTCGCCGGATGGATCGCACGGTATCAGGGCCGGCTGACGCCGCCCGAAGGCATCGATGCGCTGGCGGTCAATGCGCTGCTGATCGCTACGGTGCACCAGATTATGCTGGCACGCCGGGCCTCGCGGGCCGGACGGCCAGACAGCCCGGAGCAGGACGCGGCCTGGGCGCGCGCGCGCGCCGCGCTGTCTCACATTGTGCGCCAGGCACTGTCCGCCTAG
- a CDS encoding VOC family protein — protein MEYLHAMVRIRDVDASLHFYCDGLGLKEIRRKDSEAGRFTLIFLAASDDIARAGPADLAEGPLPAGLPMIELTHNWDAEDYGSGRNFGHLAFRVADIYALCARLQSLGYVISRPPRDGHMAFVRSPDGISIELLQRGEALAAAEPWASMQNTGSW, from the coding sequence ATGGAATACCTGCACGCCATGGTGCGCATTCGCGATGTGGATGCGTCCCTGCACTTTTATTGCGACGGGCTGGGCCTCAAGGAAATCCGCCGCAAGGACAGCGAGGCGGGGCGTTTCACCCTGATCTTCCTGGCCGCCTCCGATGATATTGCCCGTGCCGGGCCGGCGGACCTTGCCGAGGGCCCTCTGCCGGCCGGCCTGCCGATGATCGAGCTGACCCATAACTGGGATGCCGAAGATTATGGGAGCGGTCGCAATTTCGGCCATCTGGCGTTCCGGGTGGCGGACATCTATGCGCTCTGCGCCCGGCTGCAGAGCCTGGGCTATGTCATCAGCCGCCCGCCGCGTGACGGGCACATGGCCTTCGTACGCAGCCCGGACGGCATCTCCATCGAGCTCCTCCAGCGCGGTGAGGCGCTGGCGGCGGCCGAGCCCTGGGCGAGCATGCAGAATACCGGGTCCTGGTAG
- a CDS encoding divergent polysaccharide deacetylase family protein has translation MPAPKPDRSPLRAPLLAGLAAACLVIAGAAALSVFSGGVPGPVSAETDIAQRPEPVALAEAEALTDATGPAPFEFAPDDDVSLPGVSDTEAALNAPAGPPAPRAPAAPLPGLFEDGPGGPLPVIGPDGRRPDEAYARSHAARTGPVVALIVGGLGMSERLTAQAIETLPPEVTLSFAPYAGDLQGWIDRARAAGHEVLIELPMEPFDYPNNDPGPHTLLADASEAENARRLAWLLSRSAGYTGVINYQGARLGAAPAPLSRIFARLEARGLTMFHDGAGRRQVIEAAGREANARLVLADRVIDADPSPEAVETRLLELEALALQNGSALGSGFAYPVTVEAAANWAEGLSRRGYVLAPASHVARLRRDDASGT, from the coding sequence ATGCCTGCGCCGAAGCCAGATCGCTCTCCCTTGCGCGCCCCTCTGCTGGCGGGGCTGGCGGCGGCGTGCCTGGTCATCGCCGGAGCGGCCGCGCTGTCGGTGTTCTCCGGCGGTGTGCCCGGACCTGTCAGTGCCGAGACCGATATTGCGCAGCGCCCCGAACCGGTGGCGCTGGCTGAGGCCGAAGCGCTGACGGACGCAACCGGACCGGCACCCTTTGAATTCGCGCCGGACGACGATGTGTCCCTGCCCGGTGTCAGCGATACGGAAGCGGCGCTCAATGCGCCCGCCGGTCCGCCTGCCCCGCGCGCCCCGGCCGCCCCGCTGCCGGGCCTGTTCGAGGATGGTCCGGGCGGGCCGTTGCCTGTGATCGGCCCCGATGGCCGGCGCCCCGATGAGGCCTATGCCCGATCCCATGCGGCGCGCACCGGTCCGGTGGTGGCGTTGATCGTGGGAGGTCTGGGCATGTCCGAGCGCCTGACCGCCCAGGCCATCGAGACGCTGCCGCCGGAAGTCACGCTGAGTTTTGCGCCCTATGCCGGTGATCTGCAGGGATGGATTGATCGCGCCCGCGCGGCCGGACACGAAGTGCTGATCGAGCTGCCCATGGAGCCGTTCGACTACCCCAACAACGATCCTGGTCCCCACACCTTGCTGGCCGACGCGTCCGAGGCCGAGAACGCGCGGCGCCTGGCCTGGCTCCTGTCGCGTTCGGCGGGTTATACCGGGGTGATCAATTATCAGGGCGCGCGCCTGGGCGCCGCGCCTGCGCCCCTGTCGCGGATTTTCGCCCGGCTGGAGGCGCGCGGTCTGACCATGTTCCATGACGGGGCGGGCCGGCGTCAGGTGATCGAGGCGGCCGGACGCGAGGCCAATGCCCGGCTGGTGCTGGCCGACCGGGTGATTGACGCGGACCCCAGCCCGGAGGCGGTGGAGACGCGGCTGCTGGAACTGGAGGCGCTGGCGCTGCAGAACGGATCGGCACTGGGCTCGGGCTTTGCCTATCCGGTTACCGTCGAGGCCGCCGCCAATTGGGCTGAGGGCCTGTCCCGGCGTGGCTATGTGCTGGCCCCGGCCAGTCATGTCGCGCGTCTGCGCCGCGACGACGCCAGCGGGACATGA
- a CDS encoding LytTR family transcriptional regulator: protein MRLNQLTRQDHDRDRAADRHAWLMALGTCAIGVVAAVTINALSLADEMARGGGAPGLYPYVLEGASGAAILLLLPAALTLGAAFPLEPGRWRMSLVVHGAGLLAFAALHTGLMTGFRSLLWPLLLDRPYQGFGPLVQTFIYELRKDALSYISFQAVLMLLRALTRARMAAAAMHRDAREGGLVSLRCGGREIRLPAGEIVSASAAGNYAQVRTASGVHLARIPLSELAVMLEEAGADPVRLHRSHLATRAAIREIIPGADGGARVRLSGGQELPVSRRYRASL, encoded by the coding sequence ATGCGCCTCAACCAGCTGACACGTCAGGATCATGACCGCGACCGGGCCGCCGACCGGCACGCCTGGCTCATGGCGCTGGGAACCTGCGCCATCGGCGTGGTGGCGGCGGTGACCATCAACGCCCTGTCACTGGCCGACGAGATGGCCCGCGGCGGCGGCGCGCCGGGCCTCTACCCCTATGTTCTGGAGGGCGCCAGCGGCGCGGCGATCCTGCTGCTTCTGCCCGCCGCTCTGACGCTGGGCGCAGCCTTCCCTCTGGAGCCGGGACGCTGGCGCATGAGCCTGGTCGTGCATGGCGCCGGCCTTCTCGCCTTCGCCGCCCTTCACACGGGACTGATGACAGGGTTTCGAAGCCTGCTCTGGCCGCTGCTTCTGGATCGGCCCTATCAGGGCTTTGGCCCGCTTGTGCAGACCTTCATCTATGAGCTGCGCAAGGACGCTTTGTCCTATATCAGCTTTCAGGCCGTGCTCATGCTGCTGCGCGCCCTGACGCGCGCGCGCATGGCGGCGGCGGCCATGCATCGCGACGCCCGCGAAGGCGGGTTGGTCTCGCTGCGCTGCGGCGGACGGGAAATCCGCCTGCCGGCAGGCGAGATCGTGTCGGCGAGCGCGGCAGGCAATTACGCGCAGGTGCGCACCGCAAGCGGCGTGCATCTGGCCCGCATCCCGCTGTCGGAGCTCGCTGTCATGCTGGAGGAGGCCGGCGCCGATCCGGTGCGCCTGCACCGCTCGCACCTGGCCACCCGGGCCGCCATCCGCGAAATCATCCCCGGCGCCGATGGCGGCGCCCGGGTGCGCCTGTCCGGCGGCCAGGAATTGCCTGTGAGCCGGCGCTACCGTGCGAGCCTTTGA
- a CDS encoding bifunctional helix-turn-helix domain-containing protein/methylated-DNA--[protein]-cysteine S-methyltransferase yields MSDSRALARPDAPASLDERARDYPRIVAALDFLNAHWREQPDLAAAAAAAGLSPGHFQRMFTRWTGASPKRFVQALTHASARRLLVDGASVLEAALDTGLSGPSRLHDVFIAEEAVTPGEAKAGGKGMEFRWGQAPTPFGAGVFLLAPRGLSALAFASPERLDDAFADLAARYPGARFERDDALADDWAGRIFDAHAGEAALPLALYGTPWRRQVWRALLRIPSGCTVSYGDIAREVCTAGASRAVGAAVGANPVSWLIPCHRVLAGDGRLTGYHWGIERKRAMLAYEAARR; encoded by the coding sequence ATGAGCGATTCGCGTGCCCTCGCCCGCCCCGATGCGCCCGCCTCGCTGGATGAGCGGGCACGCGACTATCCGCGCATTGTCGCGGCGCTGGATTTTCTCAATGCGCACTGGCGCGAGCAGCCGGACCTGGCGGCGGCTGCAGCGGCCGCCGGCCTGTCGCCGGGCCATTTCCAGCGCATGTTTACCCGCTGGACCGGGGCCAGCCCCAAGCGCTTTGTCCAGGCGCTGACCCATGCCAGCGCGCGGCGCCTGCTTGTAGACGGGGCGAGCGTGCTGGAGGCCGCACTGGACACCGGCCTGTCCGGCCCGTCACGCCTGCATGACGTGTTTATCGCCGAAGAAGCCGTGACCCCGGGTGAGGCCAAGGCGGGCGGCAAAGGCATGGAATTTCGCTGGGGCCAGGCACCGACGCCGTTCGGCGCGGGTGTGTTTCTGTTGGCGCCGCGGGGCCTGTCGGCGCTGGCCTTTGCGTCGCCGGAGAGACTCGACGACGCCTTCGCCGATCTGGCGGCGCGCTATCCCGGTGCAAGGTTCGAGCGTGATGATGCGCTGGCGGACGACTGGGCGGGTCGGATTTTCGATGCCCACGCCGGCGAGGCGGCCCTGCCGCTGGCGCTCTATGGCACGCCCTGGCGCCGCCAGGTCTGGCGGGCGCTTCTGCGCATCCCGTCCGGGTGCACGGTAAGCTATGGTGACATTGCCCGCGAAGTCTGCACGGCCGGCGCCAGCCGGGCGGTCGGTGCCGCCGTGGGGGCCAATCCGGTCAGCTGGCTCATCCCGTGTCACCGGGTGCTGGCGGGAGATGGGCGGCTGACCGGCTATCACTGGGGAATCGAGCGCAAGCGCGCCATGCTCGCCTATGAGGCCGCAAGGCGCTAA
- a CDS encoding DUF2244 domain-containing protein, whose product MEHRRIYETWPAEPAPPPLGPDDEVVFNAEVRPNRSLPNTGFYALMTAIALVSFTAGIAFMLAGAWPVLGFFGLDVLLVWLAFRFSYRDGRRRETIEITRREIRVGRCYPTGHQTWFRLPSAWTRVSLAGAGEPDVQAHLTAMGKTLIIGAMLSPKERESLAAAVREALETARRPGIAREAQESGGGTPA is encoded by the coding sequence ATGGAGCATCGCCGCATCTACGAAACCTGGCCGGCCGAACCTGCACCGCCGCCCCTGGGGCCGGATGACGAGGTCGTGTTCAACGCCGAAGTCCGGCCCAATCGCTCCCTGCCCAATACGGGTTTCTACGCGCTCATGACTGCCATAGCGCTGGTCAGCTTCACCGCCGGGATCGCCTTCATGCTGGCCGGCGCCTGGCCGGTCCTGGGCTTTTTCGGCCTCGATGTCTTGCTGGTCTGGCTGGCTTTCCGCTTTTCCTACCGCGACGGGCGGCGGCGGGAGACCATAGAGATCACGCGCCGTGAGATCCGCGTGGGCCGGTGCTACCCGACCGGCCACCAGACCTGGTTCCGCCTGCCCAGCGCCTGGACGCGCGTCTCGCTGGCCGGGGCGGGCGAACCGGATGTGCAGGCCCATCTCACCGCCATGGGCAAGACGCTGATCATCGGTGCCATGCTGTCGCCCAAAGAGCGCGAAAGCCTGGCTGCTGCAGTGCGCGAGGCGCTGGAGACGGCGCGGCGGCCCGGCATTGCCCGGGAGGCGCAAGAATCAGGTGGCGGCACCCCGGCCTGA